A genomic window from Micromonospora ferruginea includes:
- a CDS encoding beta-ketoacyl synthase N-terminal-like domain-containing protein: MAATITASAVRTCFGDGPATWDALLRGDCGVAPLRRVDPRRVGVEHGYPIADDRPFGPGRWLADCVTEALAAAGVDPRRRRVVSLVGTGLRESAEVERAALGGTVDFPAERLHFGPAVTDAAPGVGRVVTLANACSAGGHALALAQDLVETGEADAVLVGGTDASTASMLAMIGRVAASPTDRVRPFDADRAGVLLGDGAVVLVVEADRPGTGLARLLGTGLSCDAGHETAPDRDGILRAVCDAHRRADRRPEQVDLVLAHGTGTALNDETEAGVLAEVFAGCAPGPLVTALKGAVGHTSGGSALLSVAVAIEALRTGRVPPVIGLRRPTPEAAGLRLVRDRAVVARPRVAQVDAFGFGGLNAVTLLEAS; this comes from the coding sequence GTGGCGGCGACGATCACCGCTAGCGCGGTCCGCACCTGCTTCGGCGACGGGCCGGCCACCTGGGACGCGCTGCTGCGCGGCGACTGCGGCGTCGCGCCGCTGCGACGGGTGGACCCGCGCCGCGTCGGGGTGGAGCACGGCTACCCGATCGCCGACGACCGGCCGTTCGGGCCCGGCCGCTGGCTCGCCGACTGCGTCACCGAGGCGCTGGCCGCCGCCGGTGTCGATCCTCGCCGCCGCCGGGTGGTCAGCCTGGTCGGCACCGGGCTGCGCGAGTCGGCCGAGGTGGAACGCGCCGCGCTGGGCGGCACGGTGGACTTTCCCGCCGAGCGCCTGCACTTCGGCCCGGCCGTCACCGACGCGGCGCCGGGCGTCGGCCGGGTGGTCACGCTGGCCAACGCGTGCAGCGCCGGCGGGCACGCCCTCGCGCTCGCCCAGGACCTGGTGGAGACCGGCGAGGCGGACGCGGTGCTGGTCGGCGGCACCGACGCCAGCACCGCGTCGATGCTGGCCATGATCGGGCGGGTGGCGGCCAGCCCGACCGATCGGGTGCGGCCGTTCGACGCCGACCGCGCCGGGGTGCTGCTCGGCGACGGCGCGGTGGTGCTGGTCGTCGAGGCGGACCGGCCGGGCACGGGCCTGGCCCGGCTGCTGGGCACCGGGCTGTCCTGCGACGCCGGGCATGAGACGGCGCCCGACCGCGACGGCATCCTCCGGGCGGTATGCGACGCCCACCGCCGGGCCGACCGCCGGCCCGAGCAGGTCGACCTGGTGCTGGCGCACGGCACCGGCACCGCGCTCAACGACGAGACCGAGGCCGGGGTGCTCGCCGAGGTCTTCGCCGGCTGCGCGCCCGGACCGCTGGTGACCGCGCTCAAGGGCGCGGTGGGCCACACCTCCGGCGGGTCGGCGCTGCTCAGCGTCGCCGTCGCGATCGAGGCGCTGCGCACCGGCCGGGTTCCCCCGGTGATCGGGCTGCGCCGGCCCACACCCGAGGCGGCGGGGCTGCGACTCGTGCGGGACCGGGCGGTGGTGGCGCGACCGCGTGTCGCCCAGGTCGACGCGTTCGGCTTCGGCGGCCTCAACGCGGTCACCCTCCTGGAGGCGTCGTGA
- a CDS encoding thioesterase family protein, which produces MTTAVQHEPVTLSARPGFEGANIRTWIGFKHFAYLVEQGVLQWFRERGYGPGRLYLEHGVGLSVRDCSLLLPAVLEVDDEVSVTATPGAGGRFAVRITRPGGPAPAEPVTACRARVRVALVRASDAPAAAPLPADLAGLLEEPGAGEPGPAAGADPAATLRAGGAGFVWAWRVPYFYCQYSERMQHAGYVRLLEEVVDRYLADRGLSVGRMLRERGWIPVVSRARVEVRGDARVEEPMWITFTVTDVLKDVTYDARMTCHVVRDGRLVQVATATILHGYAASRGPDAGSLATLDRQTVAALTGGGR; this is translated from the coding sequence GTGACCACGGCGGTCCAGCACGAGCCCGTGACCCTGTCCGCCCGGCCCGGGTTCGAGGGCGCCAACATCCGCACCTGGATCGGGTTCAAGCACTTCGCGTACCTGGTCGAGCAGGGCGTCCTGCAGTGGTTCCGGGAGCGCGGGTACGGCCCGGGCCGGCTCTACCTGGAGCACGGCGTGGGTCTGTCGGTGCGGGACTGCTCGCTGCTGCTGCCGGCCGTGCTGGAGGTCGACGACGAGGTGAGCGTGACCGCGACGCCGGGCGCGGGCGGCCGGTTCGCGGTGCGGATCACCCGCCCGGGTGGCCCGGCCCCGGCCGAGCCGGTCACCGCCTGCCGGGCCCGGGTCCGGGTCGCGCTGGTGCGCGCGTCGGACGCGCCGGCCGCCGCGCCGCTGCCGGCGGACCTGGCCGGGCTGCTGGAGGAGCCGGGCGCCGGCGAGCCCGGCCCGGCCGCCGGGGCCGACCCGGCCGCCACCCTGCGGGCCGGCGGCGCCGGCTTCGTCTGGGCCTGGCGGGTGCCCTACTTCTACTGCCAGTACTCCGAGCGCATGCAGCACGCCGGCTACGTCCGGCTGCTGGAGGAGGTGGTGGACCGCTACCTCGCCGACCGGGGCCTGTCGGTCGGGCGGATGCTGCGCGAGCGGGGCTGGATCCCGGTGGTCTCCCGGGCCCGCGTCGAGGTGCGCGGCGACGCGCGCGTCGAGGAGCCGATGTGGATCACCTTCACGGTCACCGACGTGCTCAAGGACGTCACCTACGACGCCCGGATGACCTGCCACGTGGTGCGCGACGGCCGGCTGGTGCAGGTGGCCACCGCCACCATCCTGCACGGGTACGCGGCCAGCCGGGGCCCGGACGCCGGCAGCCTGGCCACCCTCGACCGGCAGACCGTGGCCGCCCTCACCGGCGGAGGGCGATGA
- a CDS encoding cytochrome P450 gives MAELLQDMVRDAGGDTALVDEDGTRTWAELDRAVDRWIAALHGAGLAVGDRVAFVLGNRRETFEALLACVHSGLVAVPVNWHLTAPEIAHILADSGARAVLTEAAYAPGVRAAVDRVPDAPEVLVTVDSGEGFTPFADLPAGPPPPAVSGGVLLYTSGTSGRPKGVVNPLLSVGAPIERVAATTAALGAGLGIPTDGRALLVGPWYHSAQLFFAQFPLLRGCALVMRRRFDPAEVLRVIDDEKITISHLVPTQFIRLLRVDDATRAGFSGASLARIWHGGGPCPPETKRAMIDWWGPVFVEYYAATEAGIVTLADSHTWLARPGTVGRPAPPTEVLVVDDEGRPVPTGREGRVAVRRPPGRGFHYHNAPEQTENAHVAPHTFTLGDLGRLDGDGYLYLTGRSAELIVSGGVNVYPAEVEAVLLTHPAVADGVVVGVPDAEFGEQVRALVQLDPAWPADGVEAVLDAHCRAGLAGFKVPRSYELVDRIPREPTGKVPRAALRDRHRHAPAPPDVLADPRTYLSGVPHAEFARRRREAPVAWVDEVALTRTDRDGETTSRGRGFWAVTRYAAVSAVSRDPALFSSAAGGAFLADPRTPADLERNRQLLINMDAPEHTWVRRLVAGAFTPRAVGRLRELVTRHAEEVVSRAVTAGAIDVVADLAAELPLLVLTDLLGMPATDRKLLFEWSNNLVGFDDPEHGGGSVPRYRDTFAAAFAYVRQLAAQRRAHPTEDLMSLLVHAESDGRGLTDAQLCQLWLLLVIAGNETTRHLISGGVQALLAHPAQRDRLIAEPDLTGPAVEELLRWVTPIMQFRRTATRDTVLDGTRIAAGDKVVVYYSSANRDPEAFADPDRLDLGRDPNPHLAFGIGPHFCLGAHLARLEMAAFLTAVRPHLAGLRLTGPVRRMRTNFMNAITAMPARFDTAPRGD, from the coding sequence GTGGCCGAGCTGCTGCAGGACATGGTGCGCGACGCCGGCGGCGACACCGCGCTCGTCGACGAGGACGGCACCCGCACGTGGGCGGAGCTGGACCGGGCGGTCGACAGGTGGATCGCGGCGCTGCACGGCGCCGGCCTCGCCGTCGGCGACCGGGTGGCGTTCGTGCTCGGCAACCGGCGCGAGACCTTCGAGGCGCTGCTGGCCTGCGTGCACTCCGGGCTGGTGGCGGTGCCGGTGAACTGGCACCTGACCGCGCCGGAGATCGCCCACATCCTGGCCGACTCCGGCGCCCGCGCGGTGCTCACCGAGGCCGCGTACGCGCCCGGCGTGCGCGCCGCCGTGGACCGCGTGCCGGACGCCCCCGAGGTGCTGGTCACGGTGGACTCCGGCGAGGGCTTCACCCCGTTCGCCGACCTGCCCGCCGGCCCGCCGCCGCCGGCCGTCTCCGGCGGTGTCCTGCTCTACACCTCGGGCACCAGCGGTCGTCCCAAGGGCGTGGTCAACCCGCTGCTCAGCGTCGGCGCGCCGATCGAACGGGTGGCCGCCACCACGGCCGCGCTCGGCGCCGGGCTCGGCATCCCGACCGACGGCCGGGCCCTGCTGGTGGGCCCGTGGTACCACTCGGCGCAGTTGTTCTTCGCCCAGTTCCCGCTGCTGCGCGGCTGCGCCCTGGTGATGCGCCGGCGGTTCGACCCGGCCGAGGTGCTGCGCGTGATCGACGACGAGAAGATCACCATCAGCCATCTGGTGCCGACGCAGTTCATCCGCCTGCTGCGGGTCGACGACGCCACCCGCGCCGGGTTCTCCGGCGCCAGCCTCGCCCGCATCTGGCACGGCGGCGGCCCGTGCCCGCCGGAGACCAAACGCGCGATGATCGACTGGTGGGGCCCGGTGTTCGTGGAGTACTACGCCGCCACCGAGGCCGGCATCGTCACCCTCGCCGACTCGCACACCTGGTTGGCCCGACCCGGCACGGTGGGCCGGCCGGCACCGCCGACCGAGGTCCTGGTGGTGGACGACGAGGGCCGCCCGGTGCCGACCGGGCGGGAGGGCCGGGTCGCCGTCCGCCGTCCCCCGGGTCGCGGCTTCCACTACCACAACGCCCCGGAGCAGACCGAGAACGCGCACGTCGCCCCGCACACCTTCACCCTCGGTGACCTCGGCCGCCTCGACGGCGACGGCTACCTCTACCTGACCGGACGCTCGGCGGAACTGATCGTCTCCGGCGGCGTCAACGTGTACCCGGCGGAGGTGGAGGCGGTGCTGCTGACCCACCCGGCGGTGGCCGACGGGGTGGTCGTCGGGGTGCCGGACGCCGAGTTCGGCGAGCAGGTCCGGGCACTGGTGCAACTCGACCCGGCGTGGCCGGCCGACGGCGTCGAGGCGGTCCTCGACGCGCACTGCCGGGCCGGGCTGGCCGGGTTCAAGGTGCCGCGCTCCTACGAGCTGGTCGACCGGATCCCCCGCGAGCCCACCGGCAAGGTGCCCCGCGCGGCGCTGCGGGACCGCCACCGGCACGCGCCGGCGCCGCCGGACGTGCTCGCCGACCCGCGGACGTACCTCAGCGGCGTGCCGCACGCCGAGTTCGCCCGGCGCCGCCGGGAGGCCCCCGTCGCCTGGGTCGACGAGGTCGCGCTGACCCGCACCGACCGCGACGGCGAGACGACGTCGCGGGGGCGGGGCTTCTGGGCGGTCACCCGGTACGCCGCCGTGTCGGCGGTCTCGCGTGACCCGGCGCTGTTCTCCTCGGCCGCCGGCGGCGCGTTCCTCGCCGACCCGCGCACCCCGGCCGACCTGGAACGCAACCGGCAGCTTCTGATCAACATGGACGCTCCCGAGCACACCTGGGTACGCCGCCTGGTGGCCGGCGCGTTCACCCCGCGCGCGGTGGGACGCCTGCGCGAGCTGGTCACCCGGCACGCCGAGGAGGTGGTCTCCCGCGCGGTCACCGCCGGTGCGATCGACGTGGTGGCCGACCTGGCCGCCGAACTGCCGCTGCTGGTCCTCACCGACCTGCTGGGCATGCCGGCCACCGACCGCAAGCTGCTGTTCGAGTGGAGCAACAACCTGGTCGGCTTCGACGACCCGGAGCACGGCGGCGGCAGCGTGCCGCGCTACCGGGACACGTTCGCCGCCGCCTTCGCCTACGTGCGGCAGCTCGCCGCGCAGCGGCGGGCCCACCCGACCGAGGACCTGATGAGCCTGCTGGTGCACGCCGAGTCCGACGGCCGGGGGCTGACCGACGCGCAGCTCTGCCAGTTGTGGCTGCTGCTGGTCATCGCCGGCAACGAGACCACCCGGCACCTGATCTCCGGCGGCGTGCAGGCGCTGCTGGCGCACCCGGCGCAGCGGGACCGCCTGATCGCCGAGCCGGACCTGACCGGGCCGGCGGTGGAGGAACTGTTGCGCTGGGTCACCCCGATCATGCAGTTCCGGCGGACCGCCACCCGCGACACCGTGCTCGACGGCACCCGGATCGCCGCCGGTGACAAGGTGGTCGTCTACTACAGCTCGGCCAACCGGGACCCGGAGGCGTTCGCCGACCCGGACCGGCTGGACCTGGGCCGCGACCCGAACCCCCATCTGGCGTTCGGCATCGGCCCGCACTTCTGTCTCGGCGCCCACCTGGCCCGGCTGGAGATGGCGGCCTTCCTCACCGCGGTCCGCCCACACCTGGCCGGACTGCGGCTGACCGGACCGGTCCGCCGGATGCGGACCAACTTCATGAACGCGATCACCGCGATGCCCGCGCGCTTCGACACCGCGCCGAGGGGGGACTGA
- a CDS encoding beta-ketoacyl synthase N-terminal-like domain-containing protein has product MSGVVTGCGVVSAAGDSVADVLTAIRAGAAVRADVRDRFAEPLPEVEAPAIADFDVRGLLGRKGTSFLDRATALAMVACGRALADGELTPDDDNRHRIGVVLGTTTGSLKSTMDFSRETLVQEKPYLVNPVLFPNTVMNCAAGQAAIRHGLRGVNATVAGGPLAFLYALRYALNAIRRGYADALLVGGVEEYTPNTAWAARLTDAGPAGEASAVYLLRRRGAEATGARAEVLSVATGFAPDDADAGLAGCARRALATAGVRAADVWALAGDDGDGLRDAVPATAERLPVRPALGDCQAAAGALAFGALLARYAEEPASAGRPALVTGRSRDGGVAAAVVRGWAGGGDDHR; this is encoded by the coding sequence GTGAGCGGGGTGGTGACCGGCTGCGGTGTCGTCTCCGCCGCCGGGGACTCCGTCGCCGACGTGCTCACCGCGATCCGCGCCGGCGCGGCGGTGCGCGCCGACGTGCGGGACCGGTTCGCCGAGCCGCTGCCGGAGGTCGAGGCGCCGGCGATCGCCGACTTCGACGTACGGGGCCTGCTCGGGCGCAAGGGCACCAGCTTCCTGGACCGGGCCACCGCGTTGGCGATGGTGGCCTGCGGGCGGGCGCTCGCCGACGGGGAACTGACCCCCGACGACGACAACCGGCACCGCATCGGGGTGGTGCTGGGCACCACCACCGGCAGCCTGAAGTCGACCATGGACTTCTCCCGCGAGACGCTGGTGCAGGAGAAGCCGTACCTGGTCAACCCGGTGCTGTTCCCCAACACGGTGATGAACTGCGCCGCCGGTCAGGCGGCCATCCGCCACGGCCTGCGCGGCGTCAACGCCACCGTGGCCGGCGGCCCGCTGGCCTTCCTGTACGCGCTGCGCTACGCGCTCAACGCCATCCGGCGCGGCTACGCCGACGCCCTGCTGGTCGGCGGCGTGGAGGAGTACACGCCGAACACCGCCTGGGCGGCCCGGCTGACCGACGCCGGACCGGCCGGCGAGGCGTCGGCCGTCTACCTGCTGCGTCGGCGCGGCGCCGAGGCGACCGGCGCCCGCGCCGAGGTGCTCTCGGTGGCCACCGGTTTCGCGCCCGACGACGCCGACGCCGGGCTGGCCGGCTGCGCCCGCCGGGCACTGGCCACGGCCGGCGTCCGGGCGGCCGACGTCTGGGCGCTGGCCGGCGACGACGGCGACGGCCTGCGGGACGCCGTGCCCGCCACGGCGGAACGGCTGCCGGTGCGCCCGGCACTGGGCGACTGCCAGGCCGCGGCCGGCGCGCTGGCGTTCGGCGCGCTGTTGGCCCGGTACGCCGAGGAGCCGGCGTCCGCCGGCCGTCCGGCGCTGGTCACCGGCCGCTCCCGCGACGGCGGGGTGGCCGCGGCCGTGGTGAGGGGGTGGGCCGGTGGCGGCGACGATCACCGCTAG
- a CDS encoding beta-ketoacyl-[acyl-carrier-protein] synthase family protein, which translates to MHRVVVTGLGPVSGIGIGVDEFTDGLRRGRSAAAPITSFDASGFPHRYAGEVPAFRPAEVLRRVRVEQWGRSALLAAAAARLAATDAGLPLPLADPGRAGAVIGTTSGESTVVEQLVADLVAGGYPSMSVDSLRQAPAERLAYAVSAELGLAGESVTLTTACSASNYAIGYAYDLLHTGEADVMVAGGADSVCRWAHAGFFRLGALTERQCRPFDRDRSGILTGEGGAALVLETLDHAVARGARIYAEVLGHGLNCDAHHMVAPNEDSIAACMRLALDNAGIKPVDVDYVSTHGTGTPANDLCEARAIRAVFGDRVPPVSSIKSMLGHTMGAASGFGAIATTLAIRHGFLPPTINWANPDPELPWIDPVPNVARPATVRVAQNNGFAFGGNNAITIFGAIR; encoded by the coding sequence GTGCACCGGGTAGTCGTCACCGGGCTCGGCCCGGTGTCGGGCATCGGCATCGGCGTCGACGAGTTCACCGACGGGCTGCGTCGGGGGCGCTCCGCCGCCGCGCCCATCACCAGCTTCGACGCGTCCGGCTTCCCGCACCGGTACGCCGGCGAGGTGCCCGCGTTCCGGCCGGCGGAGGTGCTGCGACGGGTCCGGGTCGAGCAGTGGGGCCGGTCGGCGCTGCTCGCCGCGGCCGCCGCCCGGCTGGCCGCGACCGACGCGGGGCTGCCGCTGCCGCTGGCCGACCCGGGACGCGCGGGCGCGGTCATCGGCACCACCAGCGGCGAGTCGACGGTGGTGGAGCAACTCGTCGCGGACCTCGTCGCCGGCGGCTACCCGAGCATGTCGGTGGACTCGCTGCGCCAGGCGCCCGCCGAGCGGCTGGCCTACGCGGTCAGCGCCGAGCTGGGCCTGGCCGGTGAGTCGGTCACGCTCACCACCGCCTGCTCGGCCAGCAACTACGCCATCGGCTACGCCTACGACCTGCTGCACACCGGCGAGGCGGACGTGATGGTGGCCGGCGGGGCGGACTCGGTGTGCCGGTGGGCGCACGCCGGCTTCTTCCGCCTGGGCGCGCTGACCGAGCGGCAGTGCCGCCCGTTCGACCGGGACCGCTCCGGCATCCTCACCGGCGAGGGTGGCGCGGCGCTGGTGCTGGAGACGCTGGACCACGCCGTCGCCCGGGGCGCGCGGATCTACGCCGAGGTGCTCGGCCACGGCCTGAACTGCGACGCCCACCACATGGTCGCGCCGAACGAGGACAGCATCGCCGCCTGCATGCGGCTGGCCCTGGACAACGCCGGGATCAAGCCGGTGGACGTCGACTACGTCAGCACCCACGGCACCGGCACCCCGGCGAACGACCTGTGCGAGGCCCGGGCGATCCGGGCGGTCTTCGGCGACCGGGTGCCGCCGGTCAGCTCGATCAAGTCGATGCTCGGGCACACCATGGGCGCGGCCAGCGGCTTCGGCGCGATCGCCACCACCCTCGCCATCCGGCACGGGTTCCTGCCCCCGACGATCAACTGGGCGAACCCGGACCCGGAGCTGCCGTGGATCGACCCGGTGCCCAACGTGGCCCGGCCGGCCACCGTCCGGGTGGCGCAGAACAACGGGTTCGCCTTCGGCGGCAACAACGCCATCACGATCTTCGGGGCGATCCGGTGA
- a CDS encoding class II aldolase/adducin family protein, with the protein MAERRTPEQERAYRRRHLVLTARAFALAGFDEGAGGHVTARDPIDPDTFWINPFGRHFRHVRDDDLLRVDHAGEVVEGTGRVNPAGYAIHSAIHKARPDVVAAAHTHSVHGRAFSALGRPLAPITQDACAFFEDHEVHDEYGGVVLDGAEGDRIAATLGAGKAVVLRNHGLLTVGGSVAEAAWWFLAMDRCCQVQLLAQAAGELVLIPAEAARAARADIGTAGIARLNFRPVAEHVLAVSPDLTA; encoded by the coding sequence GTGGCTGAGCGACGCACCCCCGAGCAGGAGCGGGCGTACCGGCGGCGGCACCTGGTGCTCACCGCGCGCGCCTTCGCGCTGGCCGGCTTCGACGAGGGCGCCGGCGGGCACGTGACCGCCCGGGACCCGATCGACCCGGACACCTTCTGGATCAACCCGTTCGGCCGGCACTTCCGCCACGTCCGCGACGACGACCTGCTGCGGGTGGACCACGCCGGCGAGGTGGTCGAGGGAACGGGCCGGGTCAACCCGGCCGGCTACGCCATCCACTCCGCGATCCACAAGGCCCGGCCGGACGTGGTGGCCGCCGCGCACACCCACTCGGTGCACGGCCGGGCGTTCTCCGCGCTGGGCCGGCCGCTCGCGCCGATCACCCAGGACGCCTGCGCGTTCTTCGAGGACCACGAGGTCCACGACGAGTACGGCGGGGTGGTGCTCGACGGGGCGGAGGGCGACCGGATCGCCGCCACGCTGGGCGCCGGCAAGGCGGTCGTGCTGCGCAACCACGGCCTGCTCACGGTCGGCGGCTCGGTCGCCGAGGCGGCCTGGTGGTTCCTCGCCATGGACCGCTGCTGCCAGGTGCAACTGCTCGCCCAGGCGGCCGGCGAGCTGGTGCTGATCCCCGCCGAGGCGGCCCGGGCGGCGCGCGCGGACATCGGCACCGCCGGGATCGCCCGGCTCAACTTCCGGCCGGTGGCCGAGCACGTCCTGGCCGTCAGCCCCGACCTGACGGCCTGA
- a CDS encoding acyl carrier protein encodes MSERDQHLEQLREIVAEVLEMEPEEVADTADFVEEYEADSLRAIEILARIEKRYKVEIPQAELNEMRSLKAVHEVVARYAGWQD; translated from the coding sequence ATGAGTGAACGCGACCAGCACCTGGAGCAACTGCGGGAGATCGTCGCCGAGGTGCTCGAGATGGAGCCCGAGGAGGTCGCCGACACGGCCGACTTCGTCGAGGAGTACGAGGCGGACTCGCTGCGGGCGATCGAGATCCTGGCCCGGATCGAGAAGAGGTACAAGGTGGAGATCCCGCAGGCCGAGCTGAACGAGATGCGCAGCCTCAAGGCCGTGCACGAGGTGGTGGCGCGGTACGCCGGCTGGCAGGACTGA
- a CDS encoding alpha/beta fold hydrolase, translating to MTRAAPAAPVHQVAGPDSGAPTVLLVHGMSDTWQSWRHLVARLPATWRLFAAELPWKAGTDHHWRRRGTPGGWLAATVDAMTTPPDIVVGHSLGANAVLEMLATEPAVAPRGAMLIAPFYCPPDLPITWAVHERAQANFVQIIDEGLRNRLGSRLAELDAATLASMRDIMVDRIGPVGFTALFDHFTATAGLPLHAVTVPTKVLTGGRDPSLDGPCAGALRAQLPDADIVVEPDFHHFCHLDRAAEVARHITVFVEQVCPDPAIRGGTP from the coding sequence ATGACCCGCGCCGCGCCCGCCGCGCCGGTGCACCAGGTCGCCGGTCCGGACTCCGGCGCGCCGACCGTGCTGCTGGTGCACGGCATGTCCGACACCTGGCAGAGCTGGCGGCACCTGGTGGCGCGGCTGCCGGCCACCTGGCGGCTGTTCGCCGCCGAACTGCCGTGGAAGGCCGGCACCGACCACCACTGGCGGCGGCGGGGCACCCCCGGCGGGTGGCTCGCCGCGACCGTCGACGCCATGACCACGCCGCCCGACATCGTGGTCGGCCACTCGCTCGGCGCGAACGCGGTGCTGGAGATGCTGGCCACCGAGCCGGCGGTGGCGCCGCGCGGCGCGATGCTGATCGCGCCCTTCTACTGCCCGCCCGACCTGCCGATCACCTGGGCGGTGCACGAGCGGGCGCAGGCCAACTTCGTCCAGATCATCGACGAGGGGCTGCGCAACCGGCTCGGCTCCCGGCTGGCCGAACTGGACGCCGCCACGCTGGCGTCGATGCGCGACATCATGGTCGACCGGATCGGCCCGGTCGGGTTCACCGCGCTGTTCGACCACTTCACCGCCACGGCCGGGCTGCCGCTGCACGCGGTGACCGTGCCGACGAAGGTGCTGACCGGTGGGCGGGACCCCAGCCTGGACGGGCCGTGCGCGGGCGCCCTGCGCGCCCAGTTGCCCGACGCCGACATCGTCGTCGAGCCGGACTTCCACCACTTCTGCCACCTCGACCGCGCGGCCGAGGTGGCCCGGCACATCACGGTCTTCGTCGAGCAGGTCTGCCCCGATCCCGCGATCCGAGGAGGTACGCCGTGA
- a CDS encoding 2-hydroxychromene-2-carboxylate isomerase, producing the protein MAPRPPRLYFSFRSPYSWLAVERLTRALHRPQEALEFIPYWDPDPRTGSALTAAGGAFHYVQMSKPKHLYLLQDAKRLARRLEVPMRWPIDIDPWWELPHLGFLAARERGAGEAFYREVIAARWHRGEDVCTPEVLAGVAERAGVDPQVVLGAVDDDAIRAAGVDCLMRAYDDDIFGIPYLRIGPHRFWGFDRVDDFLAAYADRAGAPVRPAEPVPAGAGGYDTDTGGGCG; encoded by the coding sequence ATGGCGCCCCGACCGCCCCGGTTGTACTTCTCGTTCCGCAGCCCGTACAGCTGGCTGGCGGTGGAACGGCTGACCCGGGCGCTGCACCGCCCGCAGGAGGCGCTGGAGTTCATCCCCTACTGGGACCCGGATCCGCGTACCGGTTCGGCGCTGACCGCGGCCGGTGGCGCGTTCCACTACGTGCAGATGAGCAAGCCGAAGCACCTCTACCTGTTGCAGGACGCCAAGCGGCTGGCCCGGCGGCTGGAGGTGCCGATGCGCTGGCCGATCGACATCGACCCGTGGTGGGAGCTGCCGCACCTGGGTTTCCTCGCGGCCCGGGAACGGGGTGCGGGGGAGGCGTTCTACCGGGAGGTGATCGCGGCGCGCTGGCACCGCGGCGAGGACGTCTGCACGCCGGAGGTCCTGGCCGGGGTGGCCGAGCGGGCCGGCGTCGACCCGCAGGTGGTGCTCGGCGCCGTGGACGACGACGCGATCCGCGCCGCCGGGGTGGACTGCCTGATGCGCGCCTACGACGACGACATCTTCGGCATCCCCTACCTGCGGATCGGCCCGCACCGGTTCTGGGGTTTCGACCGGGTCGACGACTTCCTCGCCGCGTACGCCGACCGTGCCGGCGCGCCGGTGCGCCCGGCGGAGCCCGTGCCGGCCGGCGCCGGCGGGTACGACACCGACACCGGAGGCGGCTGTGGCTGA
- a CDS encoding beta-ketoacyl synthase N-terminal-like domain-containing protein, which translates to MTTVHAVPSPATTGFRPVAAVLSAALNVPGLDVPTLLVGTGLPAPDLGTRGARPAPGGVTAPDDAAADGPGWPPERAAELLGRKGLLAKEPATRLALCAVHRALGLPPKAPRRTGPADPRTAVVVSSNLGNVATVGDIAGRLRDGGPREVGPLEAPNASSNVIAGAIAIWFRFGGPNLTVCSGATAGLDAIWLAGVLLRTGRADRVVVVGTEPDDPQARALHAARRGATPGRPLRAGAACLLLGPAETPERRSAPRGPTDAAERPPAPRDPAGRPLALLGAVRDGASGDGPIVDEARLGGDHYGAAGVVHTALAVRLTGGTPAVAVRCGDPVDGVRELTVRAVPR; encoded by the coding sequence GTGACGACCGTCCACGCCGTGCCGTCCCCGGCGACGACCGGTTTCCGGCCGGTGGCCGCGGTGCTGAGCGCCGCGCTGAACGTGCCGGGGCTCGACGTGCCGACCCTGCTGGTCGGCACCGGCCTGCCCGCACCGGATCTCGGCACGCGGGGCGCGCGCCCCGCTCCTGGCGGGGTCACCGCGCCGGACGACGCCGCCGCCGACGGGCCGGGCTGGCCACCGGAGCGGGCCGCCGAGCTGCTCGGCCGCAAGGGCCTGCTGGCCAAGGAGCCGGCCACCCGGCTCGCGCTGTGCGCGGTGCACCGGGCGCTGGGCCTGCCGCCGAAGGCGCCCCGCCGCACCGGCCCGGCGGACCCGCGTACCGCCGTGGTGGTCAGCTCCAACCTGGGCAACGTCGCCACGGTGGGCGACATCGCCGGGCGGCTGCGCGACGGCGGGCCCCGCGAGGTCGGCCCGCTGGAGGCCCCGAACGCCTCCAGCAACGTCATCGCCGGGGCGATCGCGATCTGGTTCCGCTTCGGCGGCCCCAACCTCACCGTCTGCTCCGGCGCCACCGCCGGACTGGACGCGATCTGGCTGGCCGGCGTGCTGCTGCGCACCGGCCGCGCCGACCGGGTGGTGGTGGTCGGCACCGAACCGGACGACCCGCAGGCCCGCGCCCTGCACGCGGCCCGGCGCGGGGCCACGCCCGGACGGCCGCTGCGGGCCGGCGCCGCCTGCCTGCTGCTGGGCCCGGCCGAGACGCCGGAACGGCGGTCCGCGCCGCGCGGCCCGACCGACGCGGCGGAGCGGCCACCTGCGCCGCGCGACCCCGCCGGCCGGCCGTTGGCGCTGCTCGGGGCGGTCCGCGACGGCGCGTCCGGCGACGGTCCGATCGTCGACGAGGCCCGGCTGGGCGGTGACCACTACGGCGCCGCCGGGGTCGTGCACACCGCACTCGCCGTCCGGCTGACCGGCGGCACGCCGGCCGTCGCGGTGCGCTGCGGCGACCCGGTCGACGGCGTACGCGAGCTGACCGTGCGGGCGGTGCCCCGATGA